In Achromobacter pestifer, the DNA window TCGAACTCAGTGGGGTGTCCGAGGATGCCCGCCAGGCCATCGACGAAGACCTGGGCCAGATCGATCACAGCATCGGCCAATTGATGGAGTACGCGCGCCCCGCCGGCACGTTGCCGCAATTGGCCACCGACATTTCCGCGGTGCTGGCCGAACTCTACGAACGCGAACGCAGCCATACCGCGTCCCTGGGCGGAGAGCTGGACGCCACCCTGGAACCGGGCCTGCGCGCCCGCATCACGGCGCTGGACCTCAAGCGCATCGTCAGCAATCTGATCGAGAACGCCCGGCGCTACGGCCGTTCCGCCGACGGCATGGCGCATCTCGTCATGACACTGCAAGCTGAAGGCTCCATGATCGCGATCGAGGTGTCCGACCGCGGTCCCGGCATCGCCCCCGAAGACGTAGACCGCCTGCTGCGGCCGTTCTCGCGCGGCGAGGCGGCGCGCACTGGCGTGAGCGGCGCGGGGCTGGGCTTGGCCATCGTCGAACGCCTGCTCAAGCACGTCGGCGGCTCGCTGCGCATGCTGCCTCGCGAGGGCGGCGGCCTGACCGCAAGGATAGAGTTGCCCAAAGCAAAGTTTAGGAATTATCAATTAGACAACGAAAATCCATAGCGTAGAATTAAGGTTTGAGGCACAGCCTTAATTCCACCAACAACTGGGAGTAAACATGAAAACTGTTGGCGACAAACTCGAGCCCTTCAAGGTCACCGGCGTCAAGCCCGGCTTCAACCAGCACGAAGAAAACGGCGTGTCGGCGTTTGAAGACATCACCGAAAGCTCGTTCCCCGGCAAGTGGAAGGTCATCTACTTCTACCCGAAAGACTTCACGTTTGTTTGCCCGACCGAAATCGTCGGCTTCAACAAGCTGGCCAAGGATTTCGAAGACCGCGACGCCGTCCTGCTGGGCGGTTCGAGCGACAATGAATTCGTCAAGCTGGCCTGGCGCCGTGAGCACCCGGACCTGAACAAGCTGGGTCACTACCAATTCGGCGACACCACCGGCGCCCTGATCGACCAGTTGGGCGTGCGTGAAAAGGGTGCTGGCGTTGCCCTGCGCGCCACCTTCATCGTTGATCCGGACAACACGATCCAGCACGTTTCGGTGAACAACCTGAACGTCGGCCGTAACCCGGAAGAAGTTCTGCGTCTGCTCGACGGCCTGCAAACCGACGAGCTGTGCCCGTGCAACCGTACGGTTGGCGGCGCCACGCTGTAATTTCCAGCCCGGCCCGGGACCCGCTGGCGGGTCCTGCGCTGGGCTTTAACTGCTCTAGATTATAGGTAAAAGCTATGGAATTTCTTACGACCATTAAGGAACAGCTGCCGGATTGGGCCAAGGATATCCGCCTGAATCTGGACGCCGTGATCGCCCGCTCGACCCTGGCTCCTGAAGATGCCGTCGGCGCCGCCCTGTCCGCCGCCTACGCCGCGCGCAGCCCGGTGCTGGTCGAAGCCTTCAAGAGCGGCCTGTCCGAAGGCGACGCCAACGCCGCGCTGACGGCCTCGGCCCTCATGGGCATGAACAACACCTGGTATCCGTACGTCGAAATGACCGGCGACGCCCAATTGAAGAGCCTGCCGGCCCAGTTGCGCATGAACGCCTACGCCACCCACGGCGGCGTGGAAAAGAAGCGCTTCGAGTTGTTCGCGCTGGTGGCATCCATCATCGGCAAGTGCCATTTCTGCGTGGCTTCGCACTACGAGAACCTGAAAAACGACGGCCTGTCGACCGAACAGCTGCGCGACGCCGGCCGCATCGCCGCCGTGGTCAACGCCGCTGCGCTGGCGCTGGCCGCCCAGGGCAAGTAAACAGCCCCGCGCAATAAAAAGCCCGCCTGCGGTGCATGCCGCAGGCGGGTTTTTTCATGCAGGGCCGTCGATCGCTTATTTCTTCGGCATGCTCGACGTGGTGGGCAGGCCGTTCGCGGCCCAGGCCTCGACGCCGCCGCGGTACCAGTACACGGTCCAGCCCAGCGTGCCGGCGCGCAGCGCCGCGTTGTAGGCAGAACGATCGTTCATGCCAGCGCCCAGGATCACGACGGGCGCCTTGCGATCGCCGCCGTTGTTCTTCAACAGCCAGGCGTCGAAGCCTTGTTGCAGGTGATCCGTGACGCTGCCGTCCGAACCCGCATCCGCCAGCGGATAGCCGATGGGCACCGTGTCGCGCAGCCCGCTGGTGTCGACGA includes these proteins:
- a CDS encoding peroxiredoxin, whose product is MKTVGDKLEPFKVTGVKPGFNQHEENGVSAFEDITESSFPGKWKVIYFYPKDFTFVCPTEIVGFNKLAKDFEDRDAVLLGGSSDNEFVKLAWRREHPDLNKLGHYQFGDTTGALIDQLGVREKGAGVALRATFIVDPDNTIQHVSVNNLNVGRNPEEVLRLLDGLQTDELCPCNRTVGGATL
- a CDS encoding carboxymuconolactone decarboxylase family protein, translating into MEFLTTIKEQLPDWAKDIRLNLDAVIARSTLAPEDAVGAALSAAYAARSPVLVEAFKSGLSEGDANAALTASALMGMNNTWYPYVEMTGDAQLKSLPAQLRMNAYATHGGVEKKRFELFALVASIIGKCHFCVASHYENLKNDGLSTEQLRDAGRIAAVVNAAALALAAQGK